The window ACCGCGTGTGCGCGGAAAGGGCCGGTACTCCCCCGCTCGGGGGCGGAGTACCGGCCCTTTCGCGTGCCCGCGCCCCTTTCGTGCCGGCCCTCTTCGCGCGCCCGGCCGAAATGTGGGTGCGCGGGCGGACGGTGCCGCTGTTTCCCGTCGTGGAAATGCGGAATTCCGTACGGAATGCGCGGCGTGCCGTGTCAGACGAGCGAGGCCGCCAGTTTGAAACGGGCGTCGCGCTGTTTCCCGTAGAGCGCGAGCGTCTGCGCGTTCTCCTCCACGAGCCGCTGCTGGTACGCGGTCTCGACGGCCGCCCACACGCCCACCAGGTTCACCTCGCGCTTGCAGGCGACGTCCTTGCCGGCGGCGGCGACCGCCTTGGGGCCGGCCTTGTCCGCCTCCAGGCCCAGCTTCTCGACGACCTCGTACGGAGTGTCGAGGCCGCCGTAGCCGGCCCCGGCCATGCAGGCGGACCAGTCCTTCAGGACGGCGACCACCCGGGAGTCCTTCTGGGACCGGGTGTGCGCCTCGGAGGCGAGGCCGAAGGAGAAGAGCAGGTCGACGCTGTCCTCGGTGGGCGCGTACAGCTTGCGGTACCCCTCGCGCAGGCAGCCGCCGGCCGGCACCCGCTGCCCGCCGGCCTCGATCCCGCTGTCGGTCCGTTCGGCCTCCTCCTGGGTCCTCGGGTCCGGCCCGGAGGGGGTCGTCTCGCCCTGCCGGGTGCCGAACAGCACCGCGGTCGCGCTCTCGGTGAGCTGCGGCGGGGCGGGCTTGGCCGAGTCCCCCGCGCCGGAGGCGTCCGCATAGCCGCGGGCCGCCGCCTGCGCGGGATCGGCGACCCCGAACAGGGCGCCGTGGCGGCCCTGGTCGGCCCCTCCCCCGGTGTCGGCCCGGCCCGCCGGCGGCTCGTAGGCGAATCCGTACCGGGCCATGCACCGGGCGATGAGCCGGTTCTGCACCGCCTCCATCCGCAGGGCTTCGGCGTCCGAGTCCGTGTAGGCGTCCAGGGGGAGGGAGAGGGCGGAGCCGGCGGGGTTCGCGGCGACGGGGCCGAGCGCGGGTTCGCGGGCGTCCTTCCCCTTCGCCCCGTCGTCGCCCGCGCAACCGGCCACCAGGACGGCCGCGGCCGTCAGGAGGGCGGTGGCGAGGGTCCGGCGGCGCCGGGCGGGGTGCATCAGCGGTTCCTCCGGGGTGCGAAGCGGCTCAGTACCAACGCAGGGAGCTGATCGAGTTCTTGAAGTTGCTGGACGCGTCGCCCGTGTGACCCGCGGGGACGGAGCCCCTGATCCCGCCGTAGTTGCTGTTGGTGTAGACGTTGCGGCCCTTGATGTCCAGGCTCTTGTACGAGTACGTGTTGTCGTTCACGCCCTTGCCGAGGCCGCCGCAGCCCGAGGGACCGTGGAACGTGTCGTTGTTCAGGTTCTCGTCGTCGTTGTTGCTGTCGAAGACGCACCCTCTCTGGCCGGAGTCCCAGTACAGCCCGAACTCGAACTGCTCCAGGTAACCGTCGTGCACCCACGCCGAAGCGGGCGAGGCGGTCGAGACGAGCAGGGCGCCGGCGACGGCCACCGGGGCGAGCGCGAGACGCAGGACGCGCTTGTTCTTGTTCATTTGCACATTCCTCACCGTGGGAACAACAAAATGATCTCGACGCCAACAGCGCGACGCCCAGCGGGATTCAAGTGCAGAGCCGTTCCGGGCACAAGCCGATATCCCGGCCAACGGACCGTCAAAAAGCGTGCATCAAACGGAACTTGTGTGTCCGCGACCCCCTCCCTAGTATCGCGAATTGCGTTCGCACGTCATATCGCTCTGCGGCGCCCTCCTCCACGTCCGCACCCCGAGGGAAGCGCCCTTATGCGCAAGTTCGTGCCGGTCACCGTCCTCGCCCTGGCTCTCGCGCTCGGTGCGTGTTCCGGCGGGAAGGAACCCTCCGCGAGCGACAGCCCGCCGCCCGGCCGCGACGAGGTCGCCTACTACGACTGCCTCGAGGAACACGGCGTGCCGATCGTCCTCCTCGACTCCGGCTCGCCCCGGGTGGACAAGGACAAACCGCACGACAACCTCGCCGCCGCCGAGAAGGCCTGCGAGAGCAAGGCCCCGCAGCAGACGCCCGTCACGAAGGTCGACCCCCGGGTGCTGGCCGCCGCCCGTGAGGAGGCCCGGTGCCTGCGGGCCGAGGGCGTCTCCTGGTACCCGGACCCCGACCCGGCGACGGGTACGTACGACCCTCGGGCCGTGACCCCGGAGCAGACGGCCGAACTCCGGACGAAGTATGCCGAGGCGACCCGAAAGTGCCGCCTCGACCGGGGCTCCGGCGGCAACGGCGTGCTCGGCGGGTGAACGAACCGGGGGACGTCGTGGTGGACCCGGGCGGGGACGTGGTGGACCCGGGCGGGGGCGGGCCGGCCGGCGCGGCCGATGTCGGGGAGGACGCGGCCGACCCCGGTGCGACCGACTCCGGCGCGGCCGACTCCGATGCGACCGACCCCGGTGCGCTCGGCCGGGGGCGTCGGGTGGTGCTCGGCGTCGTCGCCGGGGCCGCGCTCGTGGCGGTCGGCGGACTGTTGGCCACCGTGCTGGTGAAGTCGCCCGCGCAGGTCGCGGCGGAGACGGGACCGCCCGCACAGGGGTTGTTGACCGCGGAGGTCGAGCGGCGGGTGCTCGCGCAGACCGTCGTGACGCGCGGGACCGTCGTGGCCGACCAGAGCGTCGACGTGGCCCCCCAGCCGCGCGCCGGCGAGGGCGCCGGCGCGGCCGTCGTGACGAAGCTGCCGCTCAAGGCCGGGGACACGGTCGCGGCCGGACAGCTGTTGGCGGAGGTCTCCGGGCGGCCGGTGTTCGCCCTGAAGGGGACCCTGCCCGTCTACCGCGACCTCAGGCCGGGAGCCACCGGCGACGACGTCGCCCAGCTCCAGCAGGCGTTGCGCGCGCTGGGGCACGGGACCGGCGCCGACGCGAAGGGCGTGTTCGGGGCCGGTACGAAGGCCGCGCTCACCGCCCGCTACCGGGCCATCGGCTACGACCCGCTGCCCGCCGTGGCGGACGGCGGCGATGCGGTCAAGGCCGCGCGGCTGACCGTACGGTCGGCGCAGTGGGCCGTCGAGGACGCCTCGGCCGCGGCCGGGGAACCTTCCCCCGGTCCGGGCGCCGGCAGCCCCTCGGCCGGCCCCGGCAGCGGCACCACCGGCCCCGCTTCCGGCACCGGCGGTGGGAAGACCGGCGGTGGGAAGACCGGCGGCGAGGGCGACTCCGGTCGGGCCCTCGCGCGCGCCCGGCAGGCCCTCGCCGACGCCCTCGCCGAGCTGGCATCGGTCGAGGCCGCCGACGGACCGATGCTCCCCGCCTCCGAGACCGTGGTCCTCGGCTCCTTCCCCGCCCAGGTCAGCGGGATCGCCGGCCGGGTCGGCGGCCCCGTCTCCGGGCCGCTGCTCACCCTGTCCGCCGGTGAACTCGTCGTCGAGACGTACCTGAAGGACGACAAGAGGCAGCTCCTGCGCGCCGGCATGAGCGTGGTGATCGCCTCCGAGGCCAGCGGGCTCGATGCCCGGGGCAAGGTCGCGCTGGTCGCCGCCGAGCGCTCGACCGGCCGGCCCGCGGGCGGGCAGCAGCCCGGGCAGGGCGGCCAGGGAGCCCAGGGCGACGCCGCTGGCAAGGGCGGCGGCGATCTCGGCTTCCGCATGGTCGTCCGCGCGGACCGGCCGCTGCCCCCCGCCCTCGCCGGTCAGGACGTACGGCTGACCGTCGAGTCCGCCGCCACCGACGGGGAGGCCCTCGTCGTTCCCGTCACCGCGGTCTCCGCCACCGCGGACGGGGGCACGGTCGTCACCGCCGTGGGCGGCGACGGCACGCCGCGGCGCATCCCGGTCCGGGTGGGTACCAGTGGCGACGGCTACGTGGCGGTGACCCCGGTGCGCGACGGCGCCCTCACCGCCGGCGCCAAGGTCGTCATCGGGGCCGCCCCCAAGGGCGGGCGGGACGGCGAGGACGGGCGGGAACCGACGGGCACCGGGTCGGCGCGGAGGCCGGCCGAGTGAGGTTCCCGCGCGCCCGCCGGCGAGCGCGTGGCGGACCGGGCGATCCCGGCCCGGACGGCCCCGGCTCCCTCGACCGCCCCGGCTCCGTCGACCGCCCCGAGGCCGCCGACCGCCCCGACTCCCCCGTCATCGAGTTCCGCGCGGTCGCCCTCACCTATCCGGGGCCGCCGCCCGTCGAGGCGCTGAAGTCCTGCGACCTGACGGTGCGCCGCGGGGAGTTCGTCACCATCGTCGGCCCCTCCGGCTCGGGGAAGTCCACCTTCCTCAACGTGGCGGGACTCCTGGACTCGCCCACCTCCGGCCACTACCTCCTCGACGGGATCGACACCGGGAGGTTGCCCGACCACGCCCGTACCGCCCTGCGCGGCCGCCGCATCGGGTTCGTGTTCCAGTCCTTCCACCTGCTGCCCCACCGAAGCGCCCTGGAGAACGTCTCCCTCGCCATGCTCTACACCTCCGTCCCGCGCGCGCGGCGCCTCGCCCGGGCCCGCGCCGCCCTCGACCAGGTCGGCCTCGGCCACCGGGCGTCGGCCGTCCCCGGTCGGCTCTCCGGCGGCGAACGCCAGCGCGTGGCCATCGCCCGGGCGCTCGTCGGACGGCCCTCGCTACTGCTGTGCGACGAGCCCACCGGCAACCTCGACTCCGCCAACGCCGCCTCCGTGCTGGCGCTGCTGGACGAACTGCACGCGGCCGGGATGACCGTCATGGTGATCACCCACGACCCCGAGGTCGCGGCCCGCGGCCGCCGGACCGTCACCGTCCGCGACGGCCGGCTGCGCGAGCGGGTGGGCCCGTGAGCACGACCGACGGCACGGGCGCAGACGACGGCACGGACACGGGCGACGGTTCAGACGGAAACGCCACCGCCGCCGGTGACCGTGCGCGGGTCGAGCCGACCAAGTTGGCCGCCCGGGACGCCCTGTCGGAGGCGCTCGCCGGGATGCTGCGCCGCCCCGGGCGGGCGGTCCTCACCGCCCTGGGAACCGTGCTCGGCGTCGGCAGTTTCGTGGCCGTCCTCGGCCTGACCG of the Streptomyces sp. NBC_01426 genome contains:
- a CDS encoding peptidoglycan-binding protein; this translates as MNEPGDVVVDPGGDVVDPGGGGPAGAADVGEDAADPGATDSGAADSDATDPGALGRGRRVVLGVVAGAALVAVGGLLATVLVKSPAQVAAETGPPAQGLLTAEVERRVLAQTVVTRGTVVADQSVDVAPQPRAGEGAGAAVVTKLPLKAGDTVAAGQLLAEVSGRPVFALKGTLPVYRDLRPGATGDDVAQLQQALRALGHGTGADAKGVFGAGTKAALTARYRAIGYDPLPAVADGGDAVKAARLTVRSAQWAVEDASAAAGEPSPGPGAGSPSAGPGSGTTGPASGTGGGKTGGGKTGGEGDSGRALARARQALADALAELASVEAADGPMLPASETVVLGSFPAQVSGIAGRVGGPVSGPLLTLSAGELVVETYLKDDKRQLLRAGMSVVIASEASGLDARGKVALVAAERSTGRPAGGQQPGQGGQGAQGDAAGKGGGDLGFRMVVRADRPLPPALAGQDVRLTVESAATDGEALVVPVTAVSATADGGTVVTAVGGDGTPRRIPVRVGTSGDGYVAVTPVRDGALTAGAKVVIGAAPKGGRDGEDGREPTGTGSARRPAE
- a CDS encoding ABC transporter ATP-binding protein, which encodes MRFPRARRRARGGPGDPGPDGPGSLDRPGSVDRPEAADRPDSPVIEFRAVALTYPGPPPVEALKSCDLTVRRGEFVTIVGPSGSGKSTFLNVAGLLDSPTSGHYLLDGIDTGRLPDHARTALRGRRIGFVFQSFHLLPHRSALENVSLAMLYTSVPRARRLARARAALDQVGLGHRASAVPGRLSGGERQRVAIARALVGRPSLLLCDEPTGNLDSANAASVLALLDELHAAGMTVMVITHDPEVAARGRRTVTVRDGRLRERVGP